The following are encoded together in the Candidatus Methylomirabilis oxygeniifera genome:
- a CDS encoding protein of unknown function (Evidence 5 : No homology to any previously reported sequences) — protein sequence MSGRSAELLDHPLFVENHLSFRLVMNVPMAPLSKTAVVQDRSMAEVMRVESNDCGDSAVFLDTCQVRSTVIDVWSRLMIDVCHSRG from the coding sequence ATGTCAGGCCGGTCCGCCGAACTTCTCGATCATCCCCTTTTTGTTGAGAACCACCTATCGTTCCGGCTCGTTATGAATGTTCCAATGGCACCTCTCTCCAAGACCGCTGTCGTCCAGGATCGTTCGATGGCCGAAGTCATGCGCGTCGAGTCTAACGACTGCGGCGATTCTGCTGTCTTCTTGGACACTTGTCAAGTCCGCTCGACAGTGATCGATGTCTGGAGTCGTCTCATGATTGACGTCTGCCATTCGCGTGGATGA
- the norZ gene encoding Nitric-oxide reductase, qNOR-like (norZ) (Evidence 2b : Function of strongly homologous gene; Product type e : enzyme) has translation MRASPNGLSPWWRYSLAITMICGLAVLIWLAVRTYQFAPPIPDKVIGPGGVTVMTAEEIRIGQEVFLKYGLMENGSVWGHGAYLGPDFSAEYLHALAVAAGPALKQNRYDPHTGILTFTEVETATFERQVARWTAYFAEPMGSVGLPAGYITDPKELRQLTAFFAWTAWASVANRPDKPYSYTNNFPYEPLAGNTLTADAILWSALSLITLLAGIAGVLVAFGKFDFLGWKGRSGHVHPMMLPGVASDSQRATIKLFAMVALLFVVQVIVGAAVAHYRAEPGKFYGLDLAEVAPSHIMRTWHLQLAIFWIATAYVAGGLFLAAGLGNREVRGQVPGINLLCVALVVVVVGSSLGEWLGVNQVFGPLWFWFGHQGWEYLDLGRAWQVLLVIGLVLWLILLVRAMAPARDNPKQRQIVWLFQYAALAIPLFYLPAMFFGSTTHLSVVDNWRFWIVHLWVEGFLELFVTVMVALIFFQLGVMSHANVERVIYLDAILYLGSGIIGTGHHWYWTGQTTITMALSAVFSAMEVVPLTLLTLDAWDFIKLTQSECDACELPVAVPHKWLFYFLMAVGFWNFVGAGVFGFLINLPVVSFYEVGTILTSNHGHTAMMGVFGMLALALMVLAFRQVLDDRQWQHVEKYVRVSFWGLNIGLALMVILSLFPGGVLQLWDVLTNGYWHARGPEFMDQPFVRLLEWLRLPGDAVFITFGAVPMALAALLTWRFIHANGRRQS, from the coding sequence ATGAGGGCAAGCCCTAATGGTCTGTCCCCCTGGTGGCGGTATTCGCTTGCCATCACAATGATATGTGGGTTAGCCGTATTGATTTGGCTGGCGGTGCGGACCTATCAATTTGCGCCGCCGATACCGGACAAGGTGATCGGCCCTGGCGGCGTGACCGTCATGACGGCCGAAGAGATCCGAATCGGTCAGGAGGTCTTCCTGAAGTACGGCCTGATGGAAAACGGGTCCGTCTGGGGACATGGCGCGTATCTAGGACCGGATTTTTCGGCGGAGTATCTGCACGCCTTGGCGGTGGCGGCAGGGCCTGCGTTGAAGCAGAATCGCTATGACCCGCACACAGGGATACTGACGTTTACGGAGGTGGAGACGGCGACATTCGAGCGGCAGGTGGCGAGGTGGACGGCGTACTTCGCCGAGCCGATGGGCAGCGTAGGGCTGCCGGCCGGATATATCACTGACCCCAAGGAGTTGCGACAGCTTACGGCCTTCTTCGCGTGGACGGCATGGGCGTCCGTGGCGAATCGACCCGACAAGCCCTACTCGTACACGAACAACTTTCCATACGAACCGCTGGCCGGGAATACGCTCACGGCCGACGCGATTCTGTGGAGCGCGCTGAGCCTGATCACGCTGTTGGCGGGGATCGCTGGGGTGCTGGTCGCGTTCGGCAAGTTTGATTTCCTTGGTTGGAAGGGCCGGAGCGGGCATGTGCATCCGATGATGTTGCCGGGTGTGGCCTCGGATAGCCAGCGGGCGACGATCAAGCTCTTTGCGATGGTGGCGCTGCTGTTTGTGGTGCAGGTGATTGTCGGCGCCGCAGTCGCGCATTACCGGGCTGAGCCGGGCAAGTTCTATGGTCTGGACCTGGCGGAAGTCGCGCCGAGCCACATTATGCGGACATGGCATTTGCAGTTGGCGATCTTCTGGATCGCGACCGCCTATGTTGCGGGCGGACTATTCCTGGCGGCGGGACTGGGCAACCGGGAGGTGCGCGGGCAGGTTCCGGGCATCAACCTGTTGTGTGTCGCACTGGTGGTGGTCGTCGTCGGCAGTTCGTTAGGTGAGTGGCTGGGGGTGAATCAGGTGTTCGGCCCGCTCTGGTTCTGGTTTGGGCATCAAGGCTGGGAGTATCTGGATCTGGGGCGGGCATGGCAGGTTCTGCTGGTGATTGGGCTGGTACTGTGGCTGATATTGTTGGTGCGCGCTATGGCGCCGGCGAGGGACAACCCGAAGCAGCGCCAGATCGTATGGCTGTTTCAGTATGCGGCCCTTGCGATTCCGCTCTTTTACCTACCGGCCATGTTCTTCGGCAGCACCACACACCTATCGGTGGTGGATAACTGGCGGTTCTGGATCGTCCACCTCTGGGTCGAAGGATTTCTGGAGTTATTCGTGACGGTGATGGTGGCGCTGATCTTCTTCCAGTTGGGCGTCATGTCGCACGCGAACGTGGAGCGAGTCATCTATCTTGACGCGATCCTGTACCTCGGCAGCGGCATTATCGGTACCGGACATCATTGGTATTGGACCGGTCAGACGACCATCACGATGGCCCTGTCGGCCGTGTTCTCGGCCATGGAGGTTGTGCCGCTGACGTTGCTGACATTGGATGCATGGGACTTTATCAAGCTGACTCAGAGCGAGTGTGACGCGTGCGAGCTGCCGGTGGCGGTACCGCATAAGTGGTTGTTCTACTTCCTGATGGCGGTCGGCTTCTGGAATTTCGTCGGCGCAGGGGTGTTTGGTTTTCTCATCAACCTGCCGGTCGTCAGTTTCTACGAGGTTGGCACGATCCTGACATCGAATCATGGGCATACAGCGATGATGGGGGTGTTCGGGATGCTGGCGTTGGCGCTGATGGTGCTGGCGTTCCGGCAGGTGCTGGACGACCGGCAGTGGCAGCACGTGGAAAAGTATGTGCGCGTCTCGTTTTGGGGATTGAACATCGGCTTGGCGCTGATGGTGATACTCAGCCTCTTCCCCGGCGGTGTCTTGCAACTCTGGGATGTATTGACGAACGGCTACTGGCATGCGCGCGGTCCGGAGTTTATGGATCAACCGTTCGTGCGTCTGCTCGAATGGCTGCGCCTTCCGGGTGATGCTGTATTTATCACATTCGGTGCGGTTCCGATGGCGCTGGCGGCGCTCCTGACCTGGAGATTCATCCACGCGAATGGCAGACGTCAATCATGA
- a CDS encoding conserved membrane protein of unknown function (Evidence 4 : Homologs of previously reported genes of unknown function), whose amino-acid sequence MSSKTTAPDNKNALRAYLQRAEVRLSTMHRIAGAFLGGAGLLLLLPTFLRDAPVQVFGVINKAVPMLSVQWNLPSLLIVIALGLPVVIAYTIPVYALWLLLQDLTLFYFSVNTPKNVALGKTDKPIFHPRFSLTAIPFSDDEPSDLKKQLRAIQFGSSLKHSVLPHVHKDKHWFKALIEKEREEEEEEKQVALPDDSWLEECPTDHEDDRSALCAAFGLAGAYNHDLVTEVAKTELSLIRHNLNLKRLVLRYMKALLTLVWTTLLSFMVLAGINDIMPEKDLIVVVLGFLAWAIITPWIVRAPTRWVYRGHSQHAAGGINDRYLARFERLVIAGCFLAALITSGIAGLFVGWAFIWLGPVGPGLALARSFGWLKYDLLRWL is encoded by the coding sequence ATGTCCAGTAAAACGACCGCACCGGATAATAAGAATGCGCTTCGCGCCTACCTTCAGCGCGCAGAGGTCAGGCTCTCCACGATGCACCGCATCGCGGGGGCGTTCCTGGGCGGTGCGGGCCTATTGTTGCTGCTGCCGACATTCCTTCGAGACGCGCCTGTTCAGGTATTCGGTGTCATCAATAAAGCCGTTCCCATGCTGTCGGTGCAGTGGAACCTCCCGTCTCTTCTTATCGTCATCGCGCTCGGTCTTCCCGTGGTGATCGCCTACACGATCCCTGTCTATGCGCTCTGGCTTTTGCTTCAAGATCTGACGTTGTTCTACTTCAGCGTCAATACCCCTAAAAATGTAGCTCTCGGGAAAACCGATAAGCCGATATTCCATCCCAGGTTTTCGCTGACAGCGATACCCTTTAGTGATGATGAACCCTCGGATCTGAAAAAACAGCTTCGTGCGATTCAGTTCGGATCGTCACTGAAGCACTCCGTCCTCCCTCACGTACATAAAGACAAGCATTGGTTCAAAGCCCTTATAGAAAAGGAAAGAGAAGAGGAAGAGGAGGAAAAGCAGGTAGCGCTTCCTGATGATTCGTGGCTCGAGGAGTGTCCGACAGATCATGAAGACGATCGATCCGCCTTGTGCGCGGCGTTCGGTCTTGCCGGCGCATACAACCATGACCTGGTTACGGAGGTGGCAAAAACTGAACTGTCGCTGATTCGTCATAATCTGAACCTCAAGCGTCTCGTTCTGCGATACATGAAGGCGCTGCTCACGCTCGTGTGGACCACGCTCCTATCCTTTATGGTTCTCGCCGGGATCAATGATATTATGCCTGAGAAGGATCTCATTGTGGTCGTGCTTGGGTTTCTGGCGTGGGCTATTATCACGCCGTGGATTGTGAGGGCGCCCACCAGGTGGGTCTATCGTGGGCACAGCCAGCATGCGGCCGGTGGCATTAACGATCGGTACCTGGCACGGTTCGAGAGGCTCGTCATCGCCGGTTGCTTTCTCGCTGCACTTATCACGTCCGGCATCGCCGGATTGTTTGTGGGATGGGCCTTTATTTGGCTCGGTCCAGTGGGTCCCGGTCTGGCGCTTGCGCGAAGCTTCGGCTGGCTGAAGTACGATCTGTTGAGGTGGTTGTGA
- a CDS encoding conserved protein of unknown function (Evidence 4 : Homologs of previously reported genes of unknown function) — MRVFLDTNVLASAAATRGLCADVLREVLASHELLTSAHVLSELRRVLRSKFGVPQDLIADFIELLQHESVLAQPNQPPGVDIEDQHDLLILSAAISAGADVFVTGDQELLNIGHVENLVILSPRQFWEKLKTQQQRRAGRGKAHRSH, encoded by the coding sequence GTGAGGGTTTTCCTGGATACTAATGTCTTGGCCAGTGCAGCGGCAACTCGCGGACTGTGCGCAGACGTGCTGCGCGAGGTGCTGGCTTCACATGAGCTTCTGACTTCCGCACACGTGCTGAGCGAGCTGAGACGTGTCTTACGGAGTAAGTTCGGTGTCCCGCAAGACTTGATCGCTGATTTCATTGAGCTATTGCAGCACGAGAGTGTGCTGGCGCAGCCGAACCAACCGCCTGGGGTCGACATCGAAGATCAGCATGACCTGCTCATTCTGTCGGCGGCGATATCGGCTGGAGCCGATGTGTTCGTGACAGGTGACCAGGAGCTCTTGAATATCGGTCACGTCGAGAATCTCGTGATCCTCTCTCCGAGGCAGTTCTGGGAGAAACTAAAGACCCAGCAACAGCGTAGAGCCGGACGCGGTAAAGCGCACCGCTCACACTAG
- a CDS encoding putative Ribbon-helix-helix protein (Evidence 3 : Function proposed based on presence of conserved amino acid motif, structural feature or limited homology) yields MKTSSLTIRLDKDLDDLLTKASRRSGRNRSEVAREALRRQLRISQFEALRRKIMPFAEARGYLTDEDVFVKVS; encoded by the coding sequence ATGAAAACAAGCAGCCTCACCATCAGACTTGATAAGGATCTGGACGACCTATTGACCAAGGCGAGTCGTCGGTCAGGAAGAAACCGGAGCGAGGTCGCCCGAGAGGCCCTTCGTCGCCAGCTTCGGATCAGCCAGTTCGAGGCATTGCGGCGCAAGATCATGCCGTTTGCGGAGGCGCGTGGGTACCTGACGGACGAAGACGTGTTCGTCAAGGTATCGTGA
- a CDS encoding protein of unknown function (Evidence 5 : No homology to any previously reported sequences): protein MRRSPPGIYVEMATAGERFRAFVPAALPPDPPIVWSSALRRRFDDALVALGRLDALSAHLPNASLVLYSFVRSLVGLDRGAAKDAMASFIVGKALSANQIEFINLVVDHLTEHGIVEPGALYESPFTDLTPRGPDGLFSMVQLDELLSTLEAVRATAKAA from the coding sequence ATGCGCAGATCCCCACCCGGAATCTACGTCGAGATGGCCACAGCCGGCGAGCGCTTTCGCGCGTTCGTACCGGCGGCGTTGCCGCCCGACCCGCCGATTGTGTGGTCGTCCGCACTGCGGCGCCGCTTCGACGATGCGCTGGTAGCGCTCGGTCGGCTGGACGCGCTCTCGGCCCACCTGCCTAACGCTTCGCTCGTGCTCTACAGCTTCGTGCGTTCACTCGTCGGGTTGGATCGCGGGGCAGCCAAGGACGCCATGGCGAGCTTCATCGTGGGCAAGGCGCTATCGGCGAATCAGATCGAGTTCATTAACCTAGTCGTGGATCACTTGACGGAGCATGGTATTGTCGAGCCCGGCGCGCTGTACGAGTCGCCGTTCACCGATCTTACGCCGCGTGGTCCGGATGGACTGTTCAGCATGGTCCAGCTCGACGAACTGCTGTCCACACTGGAGGCCGTTCGAGCCACGGCAAAGGCGGCGTAA
- a CDS encoding conserved protein of unknown function (Evidence 4 : Homologs of previously reported genes of unknown function) encodes MVAVAGFAPRFTITNPITASLAAIERARGFLEAATLSEGLIERMSARALLLEAHHTTHIEGTQLTLEQAERLWTGQAVKEASKDDVRELLNYREAFNLVSDYLGSGEPVTEGLIREIHKRLVEGVRGGTANPGRYRTTQNYVVNSRTREAIYTPPPPEQVPPLMRELVEWLRADTGVHPVLVSGIAQFQLVHIHPFKDGNGRTSRLLSMLCLYRAGYDFKRLFALSEFYDRDRGPFYAALQGVREHGMDMTGWLEYFVHGLASQLEEVKERDIAVVRAELLARHHRLTGRQGAVLVEVHAAGILSLGELEPRFPDVSRRSLQRDLQSLVEKGLLEVVGAALTDPNRQYVPAKGKSL; translated from the coding sequence GTGGTAGCTGTGGCCGGCTTTGCACCGCGATTCACGATCACGAACCCGATCACGGCCTCGCTCGCGGCTATCGAGCGGGCGCGCGGTTTCCTGGAGGCGGCGACGCTCTCGGAGGGGTTAATCGAGCGTATGAGCGCGCGAGCTCTGCTGCTGGAAGCGCATCACACGACGCACATCGAGGGTACCCAACTCACGCTCGAACAGGCGGAGCGATTGTGGACCGGCCAGGCGGTGAAGGAGGCGAGCAAAGACGACGTCCGCGAGTTACTCAATTACCGCGAGGCCTTCAACTTGGTCTCGGACTACCTGGGGAGCGGCGAGCCGGTGACGGAAGGCTTGATCCGCGAGATCCACAAGCGGCTGGTCGAAGGCGTGCGCGGAGGCACGGCCAATCCAGGCCGCTACCGCACCACCCAGAACTATGTCGTGAACAGCCGGACGCGCGAGGCGATCTACACGCCACCTCCCCCGGAGCAGGTACCGCCGCTGATGCGCGAGCTTGTAGAATGGTTGCGCGCGGATACCGGCGTGCACCCGGTATTGGTGTCCGGCATCGCGCAGTTCCAGCTTGTGCACATCCATCCGTTCAAGGACGGCAACGGGCGTACCTCCCGATTGCTGTCGATGCTCTGCCTGTACCGCGCGGGCTATGACTTCAAACGTCTGTTCGCGTTGAGCGAGTTCTACGATCGCGACCGGGGCCCGTTCTACGCGGCCCTTCAAGGGGTGCGCGAGCACGGCATGGACATGACCGGCTGGTTGGAGTACTTCGTTCATGGGCTGGCATCTCAGCTTGAGGAGGTCAAGGAGCGGGATATCGCGGTCGTCCGGGCTGAATTACTGGCGCGTCACCATCGGTTGACGGGGCGCCAGGGCGCGGTGCTGGTAGAGGTCCATGCGGCGGGCATACTTTCACTCGGCGAGCTGGAGCCGCGATTTCCGGATGTCAGCCGCCGCTCGCTTCAGCGCGATCTGCAATCCTTGGTCGAGAAAGGGTTACTGGAGGTGGTGGGTGCCGCATTAACCGATCCGAACCGACAGTATGTACCCGCCAAAGGTAAGTCGCTGTGA
- a CDS encoding N-6 DNA methylase (fragment) yields MITGDIKSQIDRTWDAFWSGGISNPLEVIEQITYLLFIRRLDDAFQGEW; encoded by the coding sequence ATGATCACCGGCGACATCAAGAGCCAGATCGATCGCACCTGGGATGCGTTCTGGTCCGGGGGCATTTCCAATCCGCTGGAGGTGATCGAGCAGATCACCTACCTGCTGTTCATCCGCAGGCTCGACGACGCCTTTCAGGGGGAGTGGTAG
- a CDS encoding conserved protein of unknown function (Evidence 4 : Homologs of previously reported genes of unknown function) produces MRFVADAMLGRLATWLRLSGYDTLYWRGDDARLVRLVLAENRLLLTRDTHLPPRLPPHLICLIESDHYDAQLGQVVARFGLSPQIGRLCARCNLPLEPADKTAVRAEVPPFVWQTQERFARCPGCLRIYWEGTHYARMLETLDRLPGRQTGVAAMRKENSQCA; encoded by the coding sequence ATGCGGTTTGTGGCGGATGCGATGTTGGGTCGATTGGCCACGTGGCTCCGCCTGTCGGGGTACGATACCCTCTATTGGCGGGGCGACGATGCCAGGCTGGTGCGCCTGGTCCTGGCGGAGAACCGGCTGTTGCTGACCCGAGACACCCACCTGCCTCCTCGGCTGCCGCCCCATCTGATTTGCTTGATCGAGAGCGATCACTACGATGCGCAACTCGGTCAGGTGGTGGCCCGCTTTGGGTTGTCGCCACAGATCGGCCGCCTGTGCGCACGATGCAACCTTCCCCTGGAACCGGCTGATAAAACTGCGGTCCGTGCCGAGGTCCCTCCGTTCGTCTGGCAGACCCAGGAGCGGTTCGCCCGCTGCCCTGGTTGCCTTCGGATCTACTGGGAGGGAACGCATTACGCCCGGATGCTGGAGACGCTTGATCGCTTGCCTGGCCGGCAGACAGGGGTCGCGGCCATGAGGAAGGAGAACAGCCAATGCGCGTGA
- the fmt gene encoding Methionyl-tRNA formyltransferase yields the protein MRVSFMGTPAFALPSLTALMAAGHDICLVVTQPDRPAGRGRVPTPPPVKLAAQELGLPILQPEKVGESAIISALQAAQPEAIIVVAYGQLLPKPILTLPPYGCLNLHASLLPKYRGAAPIPQAIIQGETATGVTIMQIEARMDAGPILMQQREPIGPRDTAGTVGERLAVIGSQLLCQAIDQVARKTVHPIPQDEGLATYAPKLTVGDTHLDWARDARILDCLIRGLCPVPGAATSFEGRRVKVLEATVEAVVDPSPGTVCAVDQKKGILIAARSGGLWLAQVQPENRRVMTAAAFASGYRVRPGDVFGPS from the coding sequence ATGCGCGTGAGCTTCATGGGCACACCCGCGTTCGCCCTGCCATCGCTTACGGCGCTCATGGCCGCGGGCCACGACATCTGCCTGGTCGTGACCCAACCGGATCGGCCGGCGGGGCGCGGCCGCGTGCCTACCCCCCCACCGGTGAAACTCGCCGCCCAGGAGCTCGGGCTTCCGATCCTGCAGCCGGAAAAGGTGGGCGAGTCGGCAATTATCTCGGCGTTGCAGGCGGCCCAGCCTGAAGCCATCATCGTTGTCGCCTACGGTCAGCTTCTGCCGAAGCCGATCCTCACCCTGCCGCCGTATGGTTGCCTCAATCTCCATGCGTCGCTCCTGCCGAAGTATCGTGGTGCGGCGCCGATCCCACAGGCCATCATCCAAGGAGAGACCGCCACAGGGGTCACCATTATGCAGATTGAGGCGCGGATGGATGCCGGTCCGATCCTCATGCAGCAGCGCGAGCCTATCGGGCCTCGGGATACCGCCGGGACCGTGGGCGAGCGGCTGGCTGTCATTGGGTCCCAACTGCTGTGCCAGGCCATCGATCAGGTGGCACGCAAGACAGTCCACCCGATCCCGCAGGACGAGGGTCTTGCGACCTATGCGCCGAAGCTCACCGTCGGCGACACGCATCTGGACTGGGCGCGTGACGCGCGAATCCTCGACTGCTTGATTCGTGGCCTGTGTCCCGTGCCGGGTGCCGCGACCAGCTTCGAGGGACGCCGTGTGAAGGTGCTGGAAGCCACGGTGGAGGCAGTAGTCGACCCCTCTCCCGGCACCGTATGTGCAGTCGATCAGAAAAAGGGGATCCTGATAGCCGCCAGGTCCGGAGGCCTGTGGCTTGCACAGGTGCAACCGGAGAACCGTCGTGTCATGACCGCAGCGGCGTTTGCCAGTGGGTACCGTGTCCGGCCCGGCGACGTATTCGGGCCATCTTAG